In a genomic window of Mesotoga infera:
- a CDS encoding MFS transporter, with protein MKKGKAAFVLFLLLFMMVFLNADQMVMSPNIGEIEAEFGITKADIGLIQGSFTIVGALISLFWGFLADKYSRIHLLLLSVLVGEIPCFLSAFVETFPQLFIARALTGIGVGALFPVVFSYAGDAFKESQRAKVNSFLSTAISLGAIVGMVIAGFTGTSLGWRTPFIIVSLPNIVLAFLFFLFAEEPKRGAAEVAVGELVDQGINYIGKVRLSDYKDLFKVKTNLILFIQGILGTIPWGAIPYYLVNYFETSKNLSKESATLIFIFFGVGNVLGIFFGGLVGGLLYKKKPSYMPLFSGITTIIGTFVALLALNFPPVEGAGSFIMLGALGMVAAASASMTGPNMKTMLMNVNPPENRGRIFSVFNLTDSLGTGFGQFFAGTLATAVGSLGVAMNVSALFWLPCGLVLLTAALAFPRDIDSLHKKMKETALTMGREK; from the coding sequence ATGAAAAAGGGAAAGGCGGCTTTCGTTCTCTTTCTTTTGCTCTTCATGATGGTCTTTCTAAACGCGGACCAGATGGTCATGTCTCCGAATATCGGGGAAATCGAGGCAGAATTCGGAATAACAAAAGCAGACATTGGCCTCATCCAGGGTTCATTCACAATCGTCGGCGCCCTCATTTCACTTTTTTGGGGTTTTCTGGCAGACAAGTACAGTAGAATACACCTTCTTCTGTTGAGCGTTTTGGTGGGCGAGATCCCATGCTTCCTGTCTGCCTTCGTGGAGACTTTTCCTCAGCTCTTCATTGCACGGGCTTTGACGGGGATCGGGGTAGGAGCTCTCTTTCCAGTCGTCTTTTCGTACGCCGGAGATGCTTTCAAAGAATCACAGAGAGCGAAGGTCAATTCCTTCCTCTCAACTGCAATATCCCTGGGAGCCATTGTAGGGATGGTAATTGCCGGCTTCACCGGCACATCTCTTGGCTGGAGAACGCCCTTCATCATCGTATCGCTTCCGAACATTGTCCTCGCGTTCCTGTTCTTCCTGTTCGCGGAAGAGCCAAAGAGAGGAGCCGCCGAAGTGGCTGTCGGCGAACTCGTTGATCAGGGGATAAATTACATCGGAAAAGTCAGACTGTCCGACTACAAGGATCTCTTCAAAGTGAAGACGAATCTGATTCTCTTCATACAGGGTATTTTGGGGACGATTCCCTGGGGAGCAATACCGTACTACCTTGTGAACTACTTCGAAACCTCGAAAAACCTGTCAAAAGAATCGGCCACTCTGATTTTCATTTTCTTTGGAGTCGGAAACGTGCTTGGAATATTCTTCGGAGGTCTGGTCGGTGGTCTATTGTATAAGAAGAAGCCGTCATATATGCCTCTTTTCAGTGGAATAACGACAATAATCGGCACTTTTGTGGCCCTCCTGGCCCTGAACTTCCCGCCAGTTGAGGGGGCCGGCAGCTTCATAATGCTGGGAGCGCTTGGAATGGTTGCTGCCGCTTCAGCATCAATGACCGGACCAAACATGAAGACCATGCTGATGAATGTCAATCCCCCGGAGAACAGGGGAAGGATATTCTCGGTTTTCAACTTGACAGATTCTCTCGGAACGGGATTCGGGCAGTTCTTTGCAGGAACCCTGGCCACGGCAGTTGGCTCGCTGGGAGTCGCAATGAACGTCTCCGCGCTCTTCTGGCTTCCTTGCGGACTGGTACTTCTTACTGCAGCACTGGCTTTCCCAAGAGATATCGACTCCCTTCACAAAAAGATGAAAGAGACTGCTCTCACTATGGGGAGAGAAAAATAG
- a CDS encoding N-acetylmuramoyl-L-alanine amidase encodes MHSKNRIVLLIVVMLFTALGFSLTICIDPGHQKEADLTHEPIAPGSETTKAKVSTGTRGVSTGIPEYVFNLELSFILRDRLLEEGYDVVMTRESHDVNVSNVERAKIANEADADLCIRVHADYSSDSTLKGFMLIIPSSSSKYTAPIYEESRKAAEKIHASLLQISGIKSLGIRVRDDMTGFNWSEVPVLIFEAGFMSNPEEDVLLSTGDYREKLVEALVTGIADYFLTK; translated from the coding sequence ATGCATTCAAAGAACAGAATAGTACTTCTAATAGTTGTAATGTTGTTTACCGCTCTTGGTTTCTCGCTAACTATCTGCATCGACCCAGGTCATCAGAAGGAGGCCGATCTGACTCATGAGCCGATCGCTCCCGGTTCCGAGACAACAAAGGCGAAGGTTTCCACGGGGACTCGCGGAGTTTCTACGGGAATCCCCGAGTATGTTTTCAATTTGGAATTGTCGTTCATTTTGAGGGATAGGCTTCTTGAGGAAGGGTACGACGTCGTGATGACAAGAGAAAGCCATGATGTCAATGTGAGCAATGTTGAAAGAGCGAAGATCGCAAATGAGGCTGACGCGGACTTATGCATTCGTGTTCATGCAGATTATAGCTCAGATAGCACTCTAAAGGGGTTCATGCTGATTATTCCTTCTTCATCGTCCAAATACACTGCGCCGATCTACGAAGAGAGCAGGAAGGCCGCCGAGAAGATCCATGCGAGCTTGCTTCAAATAAGCGGGATCAAGTCTCTCGGAATCAGAGTTCGTGACGACATGACGGGGTTCAACTGGTCTGAAGTTCCCGTGCTGATTTTCGAAGCGGGATTCATGTCAAATCCCGAAGAAGATGTCCTTCTCTCTACCGGAGATTACAGAGAAAAGCTTGTTGAGGCTCTGGTTACGGGAATCGCAGATTATTTTCTCACCAAGTAA